The Kosakonia sacchari SP1 genome includes a window with the following:
- a CDS encoding glycoside hydrolase family 32 protein: MRTFISATVVALLVLSGGNTPVYSQMSKETLQNKSITQVNGFFPRVEGSFVGDPMPVYNEGVFNIFYLNDVRGGSDLGVHAIHLLTSANLYNYQNHSEVIPYVNNVNNPELLLGTGSIIKVGDTWHAWYTAHNENVFPVESVMHATSKDRLHWVKHPQDTILPGDNYRGNDFRDPHVVWVEEKKEYWMLITTRSNGRGIIARYSSTDLKNWQDRGVFFDNDTITSNSNLECPTLVFFNGRWYLSFSDQWPLRLTQYRVADNPEGPWHKLDNYVVDGSGFYAGKLAIKDGRLFVFGWIPTKAGNNDRGNIDWAGNLVVHELTADTKGQLNSIMPRELQKAIKDNRGQVQTILPVKTLKTSTQFGPLHSSIYPSLPRRGELSATVDIPSSGMVMSFGLTDDQVSDATLNVVFNRSKGKVYFFNSPLASINQSNAESWVDIPLGEKINFRVLIQNSIAVFYINDKAAFSTRMYSMPDKPWSISLPQQDSLHAKLQFKEMI; the protein is encoded by the coding sequence ATGAGAACTTTTATTTCAGCGACTGTCGTTGCTTTGCTGGTACTTTCTGGTGGAAATACACCCGTATATTCACAGATGTCTAAAGAAACATTACAGAACAAAAGTATCACCCAGGTTAATGGCTTTTTCCCTCGTGTCGAGGGGTCATTTGTTGGTGATCCAATGCCTGTTTATAACGAAGGTGTATTTAATATTTTTTACCTTAATGACGTGCGCGGCGGCAGCGATTTAGGGGTCCATGCGATTCACCTGCTCACCAGCGCCAACTTATATAATTATCAGAACCATTCTGAAGTCATTCCTTACGTTAATAACGTCAATAATCCAGAGCTGCTCCTGGGTACCGGCTCCATTATCAAAGTGGGCGATACCTGGCACGCCTGGTATACCGCCCATAATGAAAACGTCTTTCCGGTTGAATCCGTCATGCATGCCACCAGTAAAGATCGTCTTCACTGGGTGAAACATCCACAGGACACTATCCTCCCGGGCGATAACTATCGCGGTAATGACTTTCGCGATCCTCACGTTGTCTGGGTTGAAGAGAAGAAAGAGTACTGGATGCTGATCACGACCCGCAGCAACGGTCGCGGCATTATCGCGCGTTATAGCTCAACGGATTTAAAAAACTGGCAAGACCGTGGTGTATTTTTTGACAATGACACCATTACCAGTAATTCAAATCTTGAATGCCCGACACTTGTCTTCTTTAACGGGCGCTGGTATCTGAGCTTCAGCGATCAGTGGCCACTGCGTCTGACGCAGTATCGCGTTGCAGATAATCCGGAAGGACCGTGGCATAAGCTGGATAATTATGTTGTCGATGGCTCCGGTTTTTATGCCGGTAAACTGGCTATTAAGGATGGTCGTTTATTTGTTTTCGGCTGGATCCCAACTAAAGCGGGAAACAATGACAGGGGGAATATCGACTGGGCAGGAAACCTGGTCGTACATGAATTGACTGCTGACACAAAAGGTCAGCTCAACAGCATTATGCCACGAGAGCTTCAGAAAGCGATAAAAGATAACCGTGGGCAGGTTCAGACGATACTGCCTGTTAAAACGCTCAAAACGTCAACGCAATTTGGCCCATTACATTCATCTATTTATCCCTCTTTACCGAGGCGTGGAGAGTTGTCCGCAACGGTGGATATTCCCTCTTCGGGAATGGTCATGAGCTTTGGGCTGACAGATGACCAGGTGAGTGACGCGACGCTGAATGTTGTGTTCAACAGGAGTAAAGGTAAAGTCTATTTCTTTAATTCTCCTTTGGCATCGATTAACCAAAGTAACGCTGAATCCTGGGTTGATATTCCGCTCGGTGAAAAAATTAATTTCCGCGTGCTTATACAGAACTCAATTGCCGTTTTTTATATTAACGACAAAGCGGCATTTAGCACCCGGATGTATTCCATGCCGGACAAACCCTGGAGCATCAGTCTGCCTCAACAAGATAGTCTCCACGCAAAATTGCAATTTAAAGAAATGATCTAA
- a CDS encoding OmpG porin family protein: protein MSFATFPAIAEKKAEIPDDYTGNYQSYFQDETENQQHSNSAAKNGSQDVTVREPSSAVAGDTAAVQSLTTSTVAQPSESKNTYQNNAVDDSEDVSLLRLRQEAPPVHWNSIGRNMEAGGLHGNVGSQIEIDDVRWSNSKKNSGKFKLATIQAFLRHDELPNWYFGFWNAREDDYKGQFSNQDYSGTNTINEFFVGHIFETWRGNIGTEVMVGSETATKRWKNRFKIWQDLRLSNKWSIAGYAYGEYQPQGNQPGNSDLEQYIFETEPAIQYRVNPDLGLYLRPYYYYNRQVRESWGDIVEQEWKMTAGFWRNWYPLLTSMYIGFGQDKIENASNAQELFYDGRYKFIGGTISYPVFGEVRLYGEFKASFTKEAGLWTYTGHSWNPFTVVGVTYNF, encoded by the coding sequence TTGTCTTTTGCCACTTTTCCCGCCATTGCTGAAAAAAAAGCTGAGATACCGGATGATTATACGGGGAACTATCAAAGCTATTTTCAGGATGAGACTGAAAACCAGCAGCACAGTAATTCCGCCGCTAAAAACGGATCTCAGGATGTAACTGTGCGCGAACCTTCCTCTGCTGTAGCTGGAGACACAGCAGCCGTACAGAGCCTCACTACCTCCACTGTGGCGCAGCCTTCAGAGAGCAAAAACACTTACCAGAACAATGCGGTGGATGATTCTGAAGATGTAAGCCTGTTACGCTTAAGGCAGGAAGCCCCGCCGGTTCACTGGAACAGTATCGGACGGAATATGGAGGCAGGCGGTCTGCACGGAAACGTCGGCAGCCAGATTGAAATTGATGATGTTCGCTGGAGTAATTCAAAGAAAAATAGCGGGAAATTTAAGCTTGCCACCATTCAGGCCTTTTTAAGGCATGATGAATTACCAAACTGGTATTTCGGTTTCTGGAATGCCAGGGAAGATGACTATAAAGGGCAGTTCAGCAATCAGGATTATAGCGGCACCAATACCATTAATGAGTTCTTTGTCGGGCATATTTTTGAAACATGGCGAGGGAATATTGGTACAGAAGTCATGGTCGGATCCGAAACGGCAACCAAACGCTGGAAAAACCGTTTTAAGATCTGGCAGGACTTACGCTTGTCCAATAAATGGAGCATTGCCGGATATGCTTATGGCGAATATCAGCCGCAGGGTAATCAACCGGGTAATAGCGACCTTGAGCAGTATATTTTTGAGACTGAACCTGCAATCCAGTACCGAGTGAATCCGGATCTCGGTTTGTATTTACGTCCTTACTATTACTATAACCGGCAGGTGCGTGAAAGCTGGGGCGATATTGTTGAGCAGGAGTGGAAAATGACTGCCGGGTTCTGGCGAAACTGGTATCCATTGTTAACGTCAATGTATATCGGCTTCGGACAGGACAAAATTGAGAACGCCAGTAATGCCCAGGAGCTCTTTTACGATGGCCGCTACAAATTTATTGGCGGCACCATCAGCTATCCCGTCTTTGGTGAGGTTCGCCTTTATGGCGAATTCAAAGCGTCATTTACTAAAGAAGCAGGGCTCTGGACGTATACAGGGCACTCCTGGAATCCGTTCACCGTAGTTGGTGTTACTTATAACTTCTGA
- a CDS encoding glycoside hydrolase family 32 protein yields the protein MTSLLKQAEETLEKAHARINLRWYPRYHLAARAGWMNDPNGLVWFDGWYHAFYQHHPYSTKWGPMHWGHARSKDLVHWEHLPVALAPEGPADKDGCFSGSAVVDGDTLALIYTGHKFHGSADTDDNLYQVQCLATSRDGIHFERHGMVLDTPPGLHHFRDPKVWREGEFWYMVVGSRVGETGQVRLYRSADLRQWHDEGILAEAEEGMGYMWECPDFFSLNGSRVLMFSPQGLVAEGYQNRNLFQSGYLLGEWQPDQPFGHDGQFIEMDSGHDFYAPQSFLSPDGRRIVIGWLDMWESPMPEQQDGWAGMLSLPREVSLGENNRLMMKPIAEVAALRGSYFPVPAHCLNNQQVFVAAEAEAVELLLEWERSTSLAEQYGMVLGDGLRIYVDNQAQRLVLERNYPDFSLVGTRSIPLPEGNILSLRIFIDRSSVEVFVNEGEACLSSRIYPQPGVRDIMLFANSGTAALKEAGYWSLEK from the coding sequence ATGACATCCTTATTAAAACAGGCCGAAGAGACGCTTGAAAAAGCACATGCCAGGATTAACCTTCGCTGGTATCCGCGCTATCACCTTGCCGCACGAGCAGGCTGGATGAACGATCCTAACGGACTGGTATGGTTTGACGGCTGGTATCATGCGTTTTATCAACATCATCCGTATTCAACGAAATGGGGACCAATGCACTGGGGGCATGCCCGGAGTAAAGACCTGGTTCACTGGGAGCATCTGCCTGTGGCACTGGCACCGGAAGGTCCGGCAGACAAAGACGGCTGCTTTTCCGGTTCCGCAGTGGTGGATGGTGATACGCTGGCACTGATTTATACCGGACATAAATTCCACGGTTCGGCGGACACTGATGACAATCTCTATCAGGTGCAATGTCTGGCAACCAGCCGTGACGGCATTCATTTTGAGCGTCATGGTATGGTGCTTGATACCCCTCCAGGACTGCATCATTTCCGCGATCCAAAAGTATGGCGCGAGGGGGAATTCTGGTACATGGTTGTGGGTTCACGCGTAGGCGAAACCGGCCAGGTACGCCTTTACCGTTCAGCGGACCTTCGCCAATGGCATGACGAAGGTATTCTTGCCGAGGCTGAAGAAGGTATGGGTTATATGTGGGAATGCCCTGATTTCTTTAGCCTTAACGGCAGTCGTGTGCTGATGTTCTCACCACAGGGACTGGTGGCTGAAGGTTATCAAAATCGTAACCTTTTCCAGAGCGGATATTTACTCGGAGAATGGCAGCCAGACCAGCCGTTCGGCCATGACGGGCAATTCATTGAGATGGACAGCGGTCACGATTTTTATGCCCCGCAAAGTTTCCTGAGCCCCGACGGACGCAGAATTGTTATTGGGTGGCTTGATATGTGGGAATCGCCGATGCCGGAGCAACAGGATGGTTGGGCCGGAATGCTCTCCCTGCCGCGCGAAGTGAGCTTAGGTGAGAATAATCGCCTGATGATGAAACCCATCGCCGAAGTGGCCGCCTTGCGAGGCAGCTATTTTCCTGTCCCTGCCCATTGCCTGAACAATCAGCAGGTATTTGTCGCTGCAGAGGCCGAAGCCGTGGAGTTATTACTCGAATGGGAACGTAGCACGTCTCTGGCGGAACAATATGGCATGGTGTTGGGAGATGGGCTGCGTATTTACGTTGATAATCAGGCTCAGCGCTTAGTGTTGGAGCGTAACTACCCTGATTTTTCGCTTGTAGGAACGCGCAGCATTCCCCTGCCCGAGGGCAATATTCTTTCACTGCGAATTTTCATTGACCGCTCATCCGTGGAAGTATTTGTTAATGAAGGCGAAGCCTGTTTAAGCAGCCGAATTTATCCGCAGCCGGGAGTGCGTGATATAATGCTGTTTGCAAATAGTGGAACCGCTGCATTAAAAGAAGCCGGATACTGGTCTCTGGAAAAATAA
- a CDS encoding MFS transporter, whose amino-acid sequence MKKRPSRSYLLLSALLFFFFVTWSSSSSLLSIWLHQEVGLKASETGIIFSVLSVSALFAQVFYGFIQDRLGLRKNLLWFITALLILSGPAYLFFSYLLSLNILLGSVFGGLFIGMTFNGGIGVLESYTERVARQSTFEFGRVRMWGSLGWAVATFFAGLLFNINPDLNFLVASCSGLVFFCLLARLKVAAPASMEKLEIGAKKVSLEDALRLLTLPRFWALIFFVVGTCIYGVYDQQFPVYFSSQFPTLREGNAMFGYLNSFQVFLEAAGMFCAPWLVNKIGAKNGLIFAGMVMALRMIASGLVEGPLLISITKLLHALELPVLLVAIFKYNSLNFDKRLSSTIYLVGFACTSSVIGTVLSPLAGFSYEKFGFAQSYLIMGIMVFCTTFISIFLLRPNKPSTEQSFLQPGAV is encoded by the coding sequence ATGAAAAAAAGGCCTTCCCGCAGCTATTTGCTGCTCAGTGCTTTGCTGTTCTTTTTCTTTGTCACCTGGTCTTCGTCCAGCTCACTTCTTTCTATCTGGCTCCACCAGGAAGTGGGATTAAAAGCATCGGAAACAGGCATTATCTTTTCTGTTTTATCGGTATCTGCCCTTTTTGCTCAGGTCTTCTACGGTTTTATTCAGGATCGTCTTGGTCTGCGCAAAAATTTGCTGTGGTTTATTACAGCATTGCTGATCCTCTCCGGCCCTGCTTATCTATTTTTTAGCTATCTGCTCAGCCTGAATATCCTGCTGGGTAGTGTTTTTGGCGGCCTGTTTATTGGGATGACGTTTAATGGCGGTATTGGCGTGCTGGAGTCTTATACCGAGCGCGTTGCGCGTCAGAGTACCTTTGAATTTGGACGAGTCCGCATGTGGGGCTCTTTGGGGTGGGCCGTAGCCACGTTTTTTGCCGGGCTGCTGTTTAATATTAATCCAGATCTCAACTTTCTGGTGGCATCATGCTCTGGACTGGTCTTCTTCTGCCTGCTGGCCCGATTAAAAGTTGCCGCACCGGCAAGCATGGAGAAGCTGGAGATTGGCGCGAAAAAGGTTTCTCTGGAAGATGCCCTCCGTCTGCTAACGTTACCGCGTTTCTGGGCACTTATTTTCTTCGTGGTGGGAACCTGTATTTACGGCGTCTACGATCAGCAATTCCCGGTTTATTTTTCCTCACAGTTTCCGACCTTACGGGAAGGAAATGCCATGTTTGGTTATTTAAATTCCTTTCAGGTATTTCTGGAAGCGGCAGGCATGTTCTGCGCACCGTGGCTGGTTAACAAAATTGGCGCCAAAAATGGCCTGATATTCGCAGGCATGGTAATGGCGTTGCGTATGATCGCCTCCGGCCTGGTTGAAGGGCCTCTGCTTATTTCGATCACAAAACTGCTGCACGCCTTAGAGCTGCCGGTATTGTTGGTGGCTATTTTTAAATACAACAGCCTGAATTTCGACAAGCGTTTGTCTTCCACGATTTATCTGGTGGGATTTGCCTGCACGAGTTCGGTTATTGGCACTGTGTTATCACCATTGGCGGGTTTCAGCTACGAAAAATTTGGCTTCGCCCAGTCCTATCTAATTATGGGCATTATGGTGTTCTGCACCACGTTTATTTCCATCTTCCTTTTGCGCCCCAATAAGCCCTCAACTGAGCAATCCTTTTTACAGCCAGGTGCTGTGTAA
- a CDS encoding LacI family DNA-binding transcriptional regulator translates to MASLKDVARMANVSLMTVSRALNSPERVKPETLARVQEAILHLNYVPDLSAKQIRSVGTKNKTIGVLALDTVTTPFSVEITLSIEETARAHGWNSFVVNMFSDDNPDDIVDLLLAHRPGGIIFTTMGLREVHVPPKLLMYPCVLANCENKGEPVACYIPDDEQGQYTAVQALLAAGYRRPICLHLPINHLATSRRRKGLERACREASIDPDKLEHCYMQFGDEHYRDIPDILLAHIHQGIPQFDSVICGNDRIAFMVYQTLLAKGISIPQDIGVIGYDNLVGIGNLFLPPLSTVQLPHYEIGRLSTLHIIKDDDRKERVLVDSPWLSRESF, encoded by the coding sequence ATGGCGTCTTTAAAAGATGTGGCCAGAATGGCCAATGTTTCATTAATGACAGTTTCGCGGGCACTGAATAGCCCTGAACGCGTGAAGCCTGAGACGCTTGCACGGGTGCAGGAGGCTATTCTGCATCTGAACTACGTACCCGATTTGTCAGCAAAACAGATCCGGAGTGTCGGTACTAAAAATAAAACGATTGGCGTACTGGCACTGGATACGGTAACGACACCTTTTTCGGTAGAAATCACGCTGTCAATTGAGGAGACTGCACGCGCGCACGGCTGGAATAGTTTCGTGGTTAACATGTTCTCTGATGATAACCCTGACGACATTGTCGATCTCCTTCTCGCTCACCGGCCGGGGGGCATTATTTTCACCACCATGGGATTACGTGAAGTGCACGTTCCGCCTAAGTTGCTGATGTATCCTTGTGTTCTGGCAAACTGTGAAAATAAAGGGGAGCCGGTTGCCTGTTACATCCCTGACGATGAACAGGGACAGTACACTGCGGTTCAGGCATTACTGGCGGCAGGATATCGTCGCCCCATCTGTTTGCATTTACCGATCAACCATCTGGCAACTTCCCGTCGTCGAAAAGGGCTGGAACGCGCCTGCCGCGAGGCAAGCATTGATCCAGATAAGCTGGAGCATTGCTATATGCAATTTGGCGATGAACATTACCGTGATATTCCTGACATCCTGCTAGCGCATATTCATCAGGGGATACCTCAGTTTGATTCGGTTATTTGCGGGAATGACCGTATTGCATTCATGGTGTATCAGACCCTTTTGGCTAAAGGAATATCTATCCCGCAGGATATCGGGGTTATTGGGTACGACAACCTTGTAGGCATCGGCAACCTGTTTTTACCCCCGTTATCCACGGTTCAGTTACCACATTACGAAATTGGCCGGCTGAGTACGTTGCATATTATTAAAGACGATGACAGAAAGGAGAGAGTACTGGTCGATAGCCCCTGGCTGTCCCGCGAGTCATTTTGA
- a CDS encoding AraC family transcriptional regulator: MEKKLAELRLLASKAGNKITATAIPRVAMVQGEIPEHRLTAVYEPMINLILTGSKSMTVGDKTWQYNPATYFVMSVDLPAVGKVFADERTGAPYLAVSLTPKPEIIAELLDGMPGSGKTHLYNAGFSVAPVTSELLDAWLRMLQLLNKPEEISALAPAYEREILFRVLQGPQGWMLRDIATPESHLARIYKVINWLKQHYMQAVRVEELAAMAALSVSAFHRHFQAVTALSPVQYQKRLRLMQARLKLATTGDSITAIAHAVGYQSHTQFSREYGRHFGLSPSSDQKKIILLRNI, translated from the coding sequence ATGGAAAAAAAATTAGCTGAACTGCGCCTGCTGGCTTCAAAAGCCGGGAATAAAATCACCGCAACCGCTATACCGCGTGTCGCGATGGTACAGGGGGAAATTCCTGAGCACCGGCTTACTGCTGTCTATGAGCCGATGATTAATCTGATACTCACGGGCTCGAAGAGCATGACGGTGGGAGATAAAACCTGGCAATACAATCCTGCCACTTACTTTGTGATGTCGGTGGATCTGCCCGCCGTTGGCAAAGTCTTTGCCGATGAGCGAACCGGGGCGCCCTATCTTGCGGTGAGTCTGACACCGAAGCCTGAGATTATTGCTGAATTACTGGATGGAATGCCGGGTTCAGGTAAAACGCATCTTTATAACGCCGGATTTTCTGTCGCCCCGGTTACTTCCGAATTGCTTGATGCCTGGCTGAGAATGCTGCAACTGCTCAACAAGCCAGAGGAAATTTCTGCTTTAGCTCCTGCGTATGAACGAGAGATTTTATTCCGGGTTCTTCAGGGGCCGCAGGGCTGGATGTTGCGTGATATTGCCACGCCGGAATCGCATCTTGCCCGCATCTATAAGGTGATTAACTGGCTGAAACAACACTATATGCAAGCCGTGCGGGTAGAAGAGCTGGCCGCCATGGCGGCATTAAGCGTTTCCGCATTTCATCGCCACTTTCAGGCGGTCACCGCGCTCAGCCCTGTCCAGTACCAAAAACGTCTTCGCCTGATGCAGGCTCGTTTGAAGTTAGCCACAACTGGCGACAGCATCACAGCCATAGCACATGCTGTCGGCTACCAAAGCCATACGCAATTCAGTCGGGAATATGGACGCCATTTCGGCCTTTCGCCTTCATCAGATCAGAAAAAAATAATACTGCTCAGAAACATATAG
- a CDS encoding SDR family NAD(P)-dependent oxidoreductase — MKNVLITGGSRGIGASTAIECARRGFGVILTWNSKPQAASQVVEHIQAAGGHALALQLNVEDTSSFSQFRSNLEDIMESHWEARGLHGLVNNAGYGLYNPIETVTETQFDSLMNVHLKGPFFLTQTLLPLLEPNAAIVNLTSATTRVATAGVAPYATFKGGLEVLTRYMAKEFGERKIRVNAVSPGPIRTELGGGLSDEFEALLAGQTALGRIGEPDEVARVIAGLLSADCGWINAQTIEVTGGYNI, encoded by the coding sequence ATGAAAAATGTTCTGATTACCGGCGGAAGCCGCGGCATTGGGGCCAGCACGGCGATTGAGTGTGCGCGTCGTGGCTTTGGCGTCATCCTGACCTGGAACAGCAAGCCGCAAGCCGCCAGCCAGGTGGTTGAGCATATTCAGGCCGCCGGAGGGCATGCACTAGCGTTGCAGTTAAACGTAGAAGATACCAGCAGTTTTAGTCAGTTTCGTTCAAACCTCGAAGACATAATGGAATCACACTGGGAAGCCAGAGGACTTCACGGGCTGGTCAACAATGCAGGATATGGTCTTTATAATCCCATAGAGACAGTCACTGAAACGCAGTTCGACAGCCTAATGAACGTCCATTTGAAAGGGCCTTTCTTCCTTACCCAGACGCTGCTACCACTTCTAGAACCGAATGCTGCAATTGTTAATCTCACCAGCGCCACCACCCGCGTGGCAACCGCCGGTGTAGCGCCGTATGCAACATTCAAGGGGGGCCTTGAGGTACTGACACGCTATATGGCGAAGGAGTTTGGTGAAAGAAAGATCCGGGTCAATGCCGTGTCACCCGGTCCAATTCGTACTGAGCTTGGTGGCGGTTTAAGTGATGAATTCGAAGCATTGCTGGCCGGACAAACAGCCCTTGGCCGAATTGGCGAGCCTGACGAAGTTGCCCGTGTTATCGCCGGTTTACTGTCTGCCGACTGTGGCTGGATTAATGCCCAGACGATAGAAGTCACGGGCGGTTATAACATCTGA
- a CDS encoding VOC family protein, with amino-acid sequence MLDHIFITVSDTERSIVFYERVLHLLGITNRHDYDGSNGPSGHPDLKGFGANGRVFFWLRSGTPSPQAVHVGFVADSEIMVNQAYAEAIAAGATEIHSPGAQLHYDPRYYAAQVRDPDGYSLEFVYKSWQHGR; translated from the coding sequence ATGCTTGACCATATCTTTATTACCGTAAGTGATACTGAGCGTTCAATCGTTTTTTATGAGCGTGTTCTGCATCTTCTCGGCATCACCAACCGTCACGATTATGACGGTAGCAATGGTCCATCAGGCCATCCTGACCTCAAGGGATTTGGTGCCAATGGACGCGTGTTTTTCTGGCTAAGATCGGGTACGCCTTCTCCTCAGGCCGTTCATGTCGGGTTTGTGGCAGATTCCGAAATAATGGTTAACCAGGCTTATGCTGAGGCCATCGCCGCAGGTGCCACGGAGATTCACTCGCCAGGTGCGCAACTGCATTATGACCCGCGCTATTACGCCGCTCAGGTCAGAGACCCGGATGGATACAGTCTGGAGTTTGTCTATAAAAGCTGGCAGCACGGACGCTGA
- a CDS encoding saccharopine dehydrogenase family protein — MKKLMIYGASGYTGAMIARHAQEAGLQIIVAGRDGEKLAAMALKMDIAFRAFSLDDPDTIDSALEDIDVLINCAGPFMYTAKPLITAAIRQKVHYLDVAAELDSYQFAEIFDDVAVSAGVMLLPGCGGSVAMLGCLAAHAAAEIKNPARISLALHVTGTMSRGSAVSASENLSTECLLRRNGQLMQRESTELQNFDFGKGPQACFPVTLPDVITIWKATEIPDIETFVYLSGEGFPQGNLADLPDGPTAQERKGSRYQAVAEVMNADGDTLRMLLDTVNGYSFTALAAAEAGRRVLAGECRPGFHTPAGLFGKHFAETIADTRIVAFDDLH, encoded by the coding sequence ATGAAAAAACTAATGATTTACGGTGCGTCAGGCTATACCGGGGCGATGATTGCACGACACGCGCAGGAAGCTGGCCTGCAGATAATCGTTGCCGGTCGCGATGGGGAAAAACTGGCAGCGATGGCTTTGAAAATGGATATCGCGTTTCGGGCTTTCAGCCTGGATGATCCTGACACAATTGATAGTGCCCTGGAGGATATTGACGTACTCATAAATTGTGCCGGTCCGTTTATGTATACCGCAAAGCCGCTAATCACTGCGGCAATCCGCCAGAAGGTCCATTACCTTGATGTGGCCGCTGAACTGGACAGTTACCAGTTTGCTGAAATCTTCGATGACGTCGCTGTTTCAGCAGGTGTGATGTTACTGCCTGGCTGCGGCGGAAGCGTGGCAATGCTGGGATGTCTGGCAGCCCACGCTGCCGCGGAGATCAAAAATCCGGCCCGTATCTCGCTGGCACTGCATGTCACCGGAACAATGTCGCGTGGCTCAGCGGTAAGCGCAAGTGAGAATTTATCAACTGAATGTCTGCTGCGCCGTAACGGTCAGTTGATGCAGCGCGAGTCAACCGAGTTGCAAAACTTTGATTTTGGCAAAGGGCCGCAAGCCTGTTTTCCCGTAACGCTTCCCGATGTCATTACCATCTGGAAAGCAACGGAGATACCTGATATCGAGACTTTTGTATATCTTTCCGGCGAAGGGTTTCCGCAGGGCAATTTGGCTGATTTGCCCGATGGGCCGACAGCTCAGGAGCGTAAAGGCAGTCGTTATCAGGCCGTTGCGGAAGTCATGAATGCAGATGGCGATACCCTGCGTATGTTGCTGGATACGGTGAATGGATACAGCTTCACTGCTCTGGCGGCTGCCGAAGCAGGTCGTAGAGTACTGGCGGGAGAGTGTCGTCCGGGATTCCATACTCCTGCCGGGTTATTCGGTAAACATTTTGCCGAGACCATAGCCGATACCCGGATTGTGGCATTTGACGATCTACACTGA
- a CDS encoding VOC family protein encodes MSVIDHIEISVKNGPLSLRFYQQALEPLGFRLVITQGPAQTRTGGFRYGLGPQGYPRLWLHDNEEIGAPLHLAFSADERSTVDQFWERALLAGGKDNGAPGIRKHYHSQYYAAYVFDPDGNNLEVVCQQSM; translated from the coding sequence ATGTCTGTCATCGACCATATTGAAATTTCAGTGAAAAATGGACCTTTATCACTACGTTTCTATCAGCAGGCACTTGAACCATTAGGCTTCAGGCTGGTGATTACCCAGGGGCCGGCCCAAACGCGAACTGGTGGATTTCGGTATGGGCTTGGTCCGCAAGGTTATCCCCGGTTGTGGTTGCATGACAATGAGGAAATCGGTGCGCCGCTGCACCTGGCTTTTTCTGCTGATGAGCGCAGCACAGTGGATCAGTTCTGGGAACGGGCACTTCTGGCGGGCGGGAAAGATAACGGAGCACCGGGGATCCGTAAGCACTATCATTCACAATATTATGCAGCTTACGTTTTTGATCCTGACGGTAATAATCTGGAAGTCGTCTGTCAGCAAAGCATGTAA
- a CDS encoding site-specific integrase, with protein MTGLIPSVTSSGPMATLPVAIDYPAALALRQMALVHDELPKYLLAPEVSALLHYVPDLHRRILLATLWNTGARINEALALTRGDFSLAPPYPFVQLATLKQRAEKAARTAGRAPAGSPAHRLVPLSDSQYVSQLEMMVATLKIPLERKNRRTGRTEKARLWEITDRTARTWINEAVDAAAADGVTFSVPVTPHTFRHSYAMHMLYAGIPLKVLQSLMGHKSISSTEVYTKVFALDVAARHRVQFQMLGADAVALLKGHL; from the coding sequence ATGACAGGCCTTATACCTTCCGTTACTTCTTCAGGCCCGATGGCCACCCTGCCAGTGGCCATCGACTATCCGGCCGCACTTGCGCTTCGTCAGATGGCCCTTGTACATGACGAGCTGCCGAAATACCTGCTGGCGCCGGAAGTCAGCGCCCTGCTCCATTACGTACCTGACCTTCATCGCAGGATACTGCTGGCCACGCTCTGGAACACGGGCGCGCGAATTAATGAGGCGCTGGCGCTGACACGGGGGGATTTTTCGCTGGCACCGCCGTACCCGTTTGTGCAGCTGGCCACGCTGAAGCAGCGCGCGGAAAAAGCGGCCAGAACCGCCGGGCGGGCGCCCGCGGGCAGTCCGGCGCACCGTCTGGTTCCGCTGTCCGACAGCCAGTACGTCAGCCAGCTGGAGATGATGGTGGCCACCCTGAAAATTCCGCTGGAAAGGAAAAACAGACGCACCGGCAGGACGGAAAAGGCCCGTCTGTGGGAGATCACCGACCGGACGGCACGGACGTGGATCAATGAAGCCGTGGACGCCGCTGCGGCCGACGGCGTGACGTTCTCGGTGCCGGTGACCCCGCACACCTTCCGGCACTCCTATGCCATGCACATGCTGTACGCCGGTATTCCGCTCAAGGTACTGCAGAGCCTGATGGGGCATAAAAGTATCAGTTCGACGGAAGTGTACACGAAGGTGTTTGCGCTCGATGTCGCGGCGCGGCACCGGGTGCAGTTCCAGATGCTCGGCGCGGATGCCGTGGCCCTGTTGAAAGGTCACTTATAA